Proteins encoded together in one Desulfosporosinus meridiei DSM 13257 window:
- a CDS encoding metal-dependent hydrolase has protein sequence MLDPLTHGLIGIAFSSLSGHPLQLNDPVFLGCTLGAMLPDLDIIAHVKGRLNYLLNHRGASHSLIALTTSALGLSSALYFLFPTTSWSTVFIWTLIGTMSHGIFDLLNSYGAELLWPFSKKKITLDMIMLTDPVVLGLVFLSLITSLIKPEIARTSSLSAILLSAVYLGLRYLGKLEIRDRLANAYNLEDKEHVKIIPAMYHPFTWNFLLFQKEQVSFGTIRHQVPAICRVLPKVNGDNPSVANALEGNLAEIFNQFTPYYHVIAHYKDNEECVVEFLDLRYWAKGDFIYTGNVYLTLEGEISHEIFHPLPNQKGVQLSY, from the coding sequence ATTCTGGATCCACTGACACATGGATTAATTGGGATCGCATTTAGTAGTCTATCAGGTCATCCGCTACAGCTTAATGATCCGGTTTTTCTAGGCTGCACGTTAGGTGCAATGCTCCCGGATTTAGATATTATTGCTCATGTAAAAGGTCGCTTGAATTATCTCTTAAACCATAGAGGTGCCAGTCACTCACTAATTGCTTTGACAACATCTGCGTTAGGGCTCAGTTCCGCTCTATATTTTCTTTTTCCAACTACATCATGGTCTACTGTTTTTATTTGGACTTTAATAGGAACAATGTCTCACGGAATTTTTGACTTATTAAATTCTTACGGGGCAGAACTTTTGTGGCCTTTTTCAAAAAAAAAGATAACCCTCGATATGATTATGCTCACAGATCCAGTGGTACTAGGTTTAGTATTCTTATCGCTAATAACCTCACTTATTAAACCTGAGATTGCCAGAACATCTTCACTTAGTGCTATACTGCTTAGTGCTGTATATTTAGGACTTCGGTATTTAGGTAAGCTTGAAATAAGAGATCGTTTGGCCAATGCTTATAATCTTGAGGACAAGGAGCATGTAAAGATTATTCCGGCGATGTATCATCCTTTCACTTGGAACTTTCTGCTTTTCCAAAAGGAACAGGTAAGCTTTGGAACCATTCGCCATCAGGTGCCTGCAATTTGTCGTGTCTTACCTAAAGTAAACGGGGATAATCCGTCTGTTGCTAATGCCTTGGAAGGGAATCTAGCTGAGATATTCAATCAATTTACACCATATTATCACGTGATTGCTCACTATAAGGATAATGAAGAGTGTGTTGTAGAATTCTTGGATTTGCGTTACTGGGCCAAGGGTGATTTTATCTATACTGGTAATGTCTATTTAACCTTAGAGGGAGAAATATCTCATGAAATATTCCATCCTTTGCCCAATCAAAAAGGTGTGCAACTGAGTTATTAA
- a CDS encoding DNA translocase FtsK, with protein sequence MSKKKSRTSYFFWLKLASALLFTVSFLGLLGAFGLSIGKYIDNLFTFTMGSLAWTGPFLCFIIGLLLWVNASKIADLIMEPSKVPKKNPPKNPKNFEPIQDSSDISLPAGKIVSLKGFNQYFSSPEWVELKDKDNLMNEEMKEIGTDFPSYFGTGKSVFPTKRYGLTSLKGLNNYFTEVDKEASASVNSLQNKRHESGNQSNISTEKREKFSPIFKTKTEQEEFLAQYKEDCTSHEIDSVVSEDTVEENYIAEIQQEVAIQQSDEIEIELESNVEELSELIVVTEYEAQTENETKNETNNYSDSYKDQISELTYVQSEVAATELILGYNTYENKEIDSVSKPKVIEQVTKECEVNIEEFKQWEFPGFDILDPLPERRIIQDTETSMQLEKVLFDFGVKAKLIRVTRGPVITRYELAPAPGVKISKIVNLSDDIALALAARDVRIEAPIPGKAAIGIEVPNKQALSVVFREVLETPSFRQHSSKLKVALGKDISDQPVIADLIKMPHLLVAGATGSGKSVCITTIINSILFNATPDEVKLLLVDPKMVELSQYNGIPHLLAPVVIDPKKAASALKWIVKEMENRYELFAASGVRDIERYNRLNFRESSTKPALPFVVVIIDELADLMMVAAGEVEEAICRLAQMARAAGIHLVIATQRPSVDVITGVIKANIPSRISFAVSSQIDSRTILDATGAEKLLGRGDMLYSPLGQNKAIRVQGCLVTDDEVQRVIMHWKGMGKPEYLDPERLFAETTVKSEEGNGPDDALFIDAGQLLIRTGMASVSFLQRRLKLGYTRAARLMDMLEEQGVVGGYEGSKPRQVLITLEEFNERFG encoded by the coding sequence ATGTCAAAAAAGAAATCAAGAACTAGTTATTTTTTTTGGCTTAAACTCGCAAGTGCACTTTTATTTACAGTTTCCTTTTTAGGGCTCTTAGGTGCTTTTGGTCTATCCATTGGCAAATATATCGATAACTTATTCACATTCACCATGGGAAGTCTAGCCTGGACTGGTCCCTTCTTATGCTTTATAATAGGACTTTTGCTTTGGGTTAATGCGTCAAAAATTGCTGATTTAATAATGGAACCATCTAAAGTGCCCAAGAAAAATCCTCCTAAAAACCCTAAGAATTTTGAACCAATACAAGACTCTTCGGACATTTCTCTACCTGCAGGAAAAATTGTATCCCTCAAAGGATTTAATCAATATTTTTCTTCTCCAGAATGGGTAGAGCTGAAGGATAAAGATAACTTAATGAATGAGGAAATGAAAGAAATAGGAACAGATTTTCCGTCTTACTTTGGAACAGGAAAATCTGTTTTTCCCACAAAAAGGTATGGCTTAACAAGTTTGAAGGGGCTTAATAATTATTTTACAGAAGTTGATAAGGAAGCTAGTGCCAGTGTTAATAGTCTTCAAAATAAACGCCATGAATCGGGGAATCAATCCAATATTTCTACTGAAAAACGAGAGAAATTTTCACCAATATTTAAGACTAAAACTGAACAAGAAGAGTTCTTGGCTCAGTATAAAGAAGATTGTACTTCTCACGAAATTGATTCGGTTGTTTCTGAAGACACTGTAGAGGAGAACTATATTGCAGAGATTCAGCAAGAAGTAGCAATTCAACAATCTGACGAAATAGAAATCGAACTAGAATCCAATGTTGAGGAATTATCCGAGCTGATAGTTGTAACTGAATACGAAGCTCAAACTGAAAACGAAACCAAAAACGAAACTAATAACTATAGTGACAGCTATAAAGATCAAATTTCTGAGCTTACATATGTTCAATCAGAGGTTGCTGCGACTGAGCTTATCTTAGGGTATAATACTTATGAGAATAAAGAGATAGATTCTGTCTCAAAACCAAAGGTAATTGAACAAGTTACAAAGGAGTGCGAGGTTAATATCGAAGAATTTAAGCAATGGGAGTTTCCGGGTTTTGATATCCTAGACCCATTGCCGGAAAGAAGGATTATCCAAGATACAGAAACCTCTATGCAGTTAGAAAAAGTACTCTTTGATTTTGGAGTTAAAGCTAAATTAATTCGGGTGACGAGAGGGCCTGTCATTACTCGTTATGAGCTAGCTCCTGCACCCGGTGTTAAAATTAGTAAAATTGTGAATTTGTCTGACGATATTGCTCTTGCTTTGGCAGCTCGCGATGTGCGAATTGAAGCACCGATCCCGGGAAAGGCTGCAATCGGCATAGAGGTTCCTAATAAGCAGGCTTTATCAGTAGTCTTTAGAGAGGTGTTAGAAACCCCAAGTTTTAGACAGCATTCTTCAAAGCTTAAGGTCGCCTTAGGTAAAGATATTTCAGATCAACCAGTTATCGCTGATTTGATAAAGATGCCTCATTTGCTTGTTGCAGGGGCTACTGGTTCGGGGAAAAGTGTGTGTATAACTACAATTATTAATTCTATTTTGTTTAATGCTACTCCAGACGAAGTTAAGCTGTTACTAGTAGATCCTAAAATGGTTGAACTCAGTCAATATAACGGCATTCCACACCTCTTAGCACCTGTCGTTATTGATCCTAAGAAGGCTGCTAGTGCCCTAAAATGGATTGTTAAAGAAATGGAAAACAGATACGAACTATTTGCTGCTTCAGGAGTTCGAGACATTGAACGCTATAATCGTCTGAACTTTAGGGAATCTTCAACTAAACCCGCATTACCCTTCGTTGTAGTGATAATTGATGAGTTAGCAGACTTGATGATGGTTGCTGCTGGAGAAGTGGAGGAAGCGATTTGTCGTTTAGCTCAAATGGCAAGGGCAGCAGGTATTCATTTGGTAATAGCTACCCAGCGTCCATCAGTCGATGTTATTACTGGAGTTATTAAAGCCAATATTCCTAGTCGGATATCTTTTGCTGTTTCATCACAAATTGACTCTCGTACTATACTCGATGCAACTGGGGCAGAGAAATTACTGGGCAGAGGAGATATGCTCTATTCCCCTCTTGGTCAAAACAAAGCAATTCGAGTACAAGGTTGTTTGGTAACCGATGACGAAGTACAGAGAGTAATAATGCATTGGAAAGGGATGGGGAAACCTGAGTACTTGGATCCTGAAAGACTCTTTGCTGAAACAACTGTCAAAAGTGAAGAGGGTAATGGTCCGGATGACGCTTTATTTATAGATGCCGGTCAACTATTAATTAGGACAGGTATGGCTAGTGTCTCTTTCCTTCAGCGCAGATTAAAATTAGGTTATACTAGGGCTGCACGTTTAATGGACATGCTAGAAGAACAAGGGGTTGTCGGAGGTTACGAAGGAAGTAAACCACGACAAGTGTTAATAACTCTCGAAGAATTTAACGAACGTTTTGGATAA